The following proteins are co-located in the Vigna angularis cultivar LongXiaoDou No.4 chromosome 2, ASM1680809v1, whole genome shotgun sequence genome:
- the LOC108328065 gene encoding pentatricopeptide repeat-containing protein At2g38420, mitochondrial: protein MVRQPLSKRANKYLRKFRKWPHSPYKTPWHHNFGQQQAMQKLKQATLEMGFSQEPQTANLPHPFLLSTLIDSFKAYSCDPTPKAYYFVIKTLTNTSQLQDIPALLDHLEHLEKFETPESVLVYLIRFYGLSDKVQDAVDLFFRIPRFRCTPTVCSLNLVLSLLCRKREYLKMVPDILLKSQHMNIRIEESTFRVLIKALCRIKRVGYAIKMLNCMIEDGYGLDETICSSIISSLCEQDDLTSGEAMIIWRDMRKVGFCPGVRDYTNMIRFLVKEGKGMDALDVLNQQKQDGIKPDVVHYTMVLSGLVAEGEYVKLDQLFDEILVFGVVPDVYTYNVYINGLCKQNNIDEAFKIVASMEELECKPNVVTCNTLLGALCLAGDLRKAREVMKEMGWKGVGLNLHSYRIMLDGLVGKGEIGEACFLLEEMLEKCLFPRSSSFDNIIFQMCQKGLIAEAIELTKKIVAKSFVPGARTWEALLLKSGFKQGFSETTVFGLLGQN, encoded by the coding sequence ACAACTTTGGTCAACAACAAGCCATGCAAAAGCTCAAACAAGCAACCCTTGAAATGGGGTTTTCCCAGGAACCCCAAACAGCTAACCTTCCCCATCCTTTTCTTCTCTCCACTCTCATTGACTCATTCAAAGCTTACAGCTGTGACCCAACTCCAAAAGCTTACTACTTTGTCATAAAAACCTTAACCAACACCTCCCAGTTGCAGGACATTCCTGCTCTCCTTGACCACCTTGAACACTTGGAGAAGTTTGAAACTCCAGAGTCTGTCCTTGTGTACCTTATTAGGTTCTATGGTCTTTCTGACAAGGTCCAAGATGCTGTGGATTTGTTTTTCAGGATCCCCAGGTTCAggtgcacaccaactgtttgctCATTGAATTTGGTTCTCTCACTGCTTTGTAGGAAGAGAGAGTATCTCAAAATGGTTCCCGACATCTTGCTGAAAAGCCAGCATATGAACATTCGCATTGAGGAATCGACATTTCGGGTTTTGATCAAGGCCTTGTGTAGAATTAAGAGGGTGGGTTATGCCATTAAGATGCTGAATTGTATGATAGAAGATGGGTATGGTTTGGATGAGACAATATGTTCTTCGATAATATCATCATTGTGTGAACAAGACGATCTGACCAGTGGTGAGGCTATGATTATTTGGAGGGATATGAGGAAAGTGGGATTTTGTCCTGGTGTCAGGGATTATACAAACATGATTAGGTTCTTGGTGAAGGAAGGGAAGGGTATGGATGCTTTGGATGTTCTGAACCAGCAGAAACAAGATGGAATTAAACCTGATGTTGTTCATTATACTATGGTCTTGAGTGGGCTTGTAGCAGAGGGGGAGTATGTAAAGTTAGATCAATTATTTGATGAAATACTTGTGTTTGGAGTCGTTCCTGATGTTTATACTTATAACGTGTATATAAATGGTTTGTGTAAGCAGAATAACATAGATGAGGCCTTTAAGATTGTTGCTTCTATGGAAGAGTTAGAATGCAAACCAAATGTGGTTACTTGCAATACTTTATTGGGTGCTTTGTGTTTAGCAGGGGATTTACGTAAGGCAAGGGAGGTAATGAAGGAAATGGGGTGGAAGGGTGTTGGGCTCAACTTGCATTCATACAGAATCATGCTTGATGGTTTGGTTGGGAAAGGTGAGATTGGTGAAGCGTGCTTTTTGTTGGAGGAAATGTTGGAGAAGTGTTTGTTTCCTAGATCTTCATCCTTTGATAATATCATCTTTCAGATGTGCCAAAAAGGCTTGATTGCTGAAGCAATAGAATTGACCAAGAAAATTGTTGCGAAAAGCTTTGTTCCTGGGGCCAGGACTTGGGAAGCACTGCTTCTTAAATCAGGATTCAAACAAGGGTTTTCAGAAACCACAGTTTTTGGTTTGTTGGgccaaaattaa